The proteins below are encoded in one region of Nocardia sp. XZ_19_385:
- the nadA gene encoding quinolinate synthase NadA: MASMGAFTAPPLMGQVFDGPSGYTGVEGTPEWAREVKRLARERNATILAHNYQLPEIQDVADHVGDSLALSRIAAEAPEDTIVFCGVHFMAETAKILSPAKTVLIPDQRAGCSLADSITAEDLRAWKAEFPNAVVVSYVNTTAEVKALTDICCTSSNAVDVVASIDPDREVLFLPDQFLGAHVKRVTGRENMQIWAGECHVHAGINGAELTEQARTHPDAELFVHPECGCATSALYLAGEGSFPADRVHILSTGGMIDAAKQSKSSQVLVATEIGMLHQLRKAAPGIDFQAVNDRASCPYMKMITPAALLRCLVEGADEVHVDPEMAALGRNSVQRMIEIGNPGGGE; encoded by the coding sequence ATGGCGAGCATGGGTGCGTTTACGGCGCCTCCGCTGATGGGGCAGGTGTTCGACGGGCCGTCGGGATACACCGGCGTCGAAGGGACGCCGGAGTGGGCGCGGGAGGTGAAGCGCCTCGCACGCGAGCGCAACGCCACGATCCTGGCGCACAACTACCAGCTGCCCGAGATCCAGGACGTTGCCGATCACGTGGGTGACTCGCTGGCGCTGTCCCGCATCGCGGCCGAAGCGCCGGAGGACACCATCGTGTTCTGTGGCGTGCACTTCATGGCCGAGACAGCGAAGATCCTCAGCCCCGCCAAGACCGTGCTGATTCCGGATCAGCGCGCGGGCTGTTCGCTGGCCGACTCCATCACCGCCGAGGATCTGCGCGCCTGGAAGGCCGAGTTCCCGAACGCGGTGGTGGTGTCCTACGTGAACACCACGGCCGAGGTGAAGGCCCTCACCGATATCTGCTGCACCTCGTCCAACGCGGTCGACGTGGTCGCCTCGATCGATCCCGATCGGGAGGTGCTGTTCCTGCCGGACCAGTTCCTGGGCGCGCACGTCAAACGCGTCACCGGCCGCGAGAACATGCAGATCTGGGCCGGTGAGTGCCACGTGCACGCGGGCATCAACGGTGCGGAGCTCACCGAGCAGGCGCGCACCCACCCCGACGCCGAGCTGTTCGTACACCCCGAATGTGGTTGCGCCACTTCGGCGCTCTACCTGGCGGGGGAGGGTTCGTTCCCGGCCGATCGGGTGCACATCCTGTCCACCGGCGGCATGATCGACGCGGCCAAGCAGTCCAAGTCGAGCCAGGTGCTGGTCGCGACCGAGATCGGCATGCTGCACCAGCTGCGGAAAGCCGCACCGGGCATCGACTTCCAGGCCGTCAACGACCGCGCCTCCTGCCCCTACATGAAGATGATCACCCCGGCGGCGCTGCTGCGCTGCCTGGTCGAGGGCGCCGACGAGGTGCACGTCGATCCGGAAATGGCCGCACTGGGCCGCAATTCGGTGCAGCGCATGATCGAGATCGGTAACCCCGGCGGCGGCGAGTGA
- a CDS encoding winged helix DNA-binding domain-containing protein codes for MRSIDAAQRRARLGVRHRLAYEHRVADAAEIARSMVVLHATDPATVYLSVGARGLDLVPADVEKALYDDRTLLRMLAMRRTMFIAPTELVPALQSSCADALAEKQRRTYGRYLEQAGVIDGDVATWLADVEAETHQTLLTLGAATGAQLSKAVPRLRTQVNPTPEKSYSKPTNITTWVLVTLGAEGRIVRGRPNGGWTSSQYTWAPIESWLPAGVLDVPVDVARADLVRKWLYAFGPAPVADIKWWTGWTLGDVRKTLAQLDIVEVDLDGATGVLLADDLEPVPTPEPWAAFLPALDPTPMGWQSREWYLGPHAPALFDRNGNIGPTIWLDGRIVGGWAQRKDGEIAWRLLEDVGADALALIKAEAARSATWFGEVRAIPRFRTPLERELTA; via the coding sequence ATGCGTTCGATAGATGCCGCGCAGCGGCGGGCCCGGCTCGGTGTGCGGCATCGGCTGGCCTACGAGCACCGGGTTGCCGACGCGGCCGAGATCGCCCGTTCGATGGTCGTGCTGCACGCCACCGATCCGGCGACGGTGTATCTGTCCGTCGGCGCGCGTGGCCTGGACCTCGTCCCCGCGGATGTAGAGAAAGCGCTCTACGACGACCGCACCCTGCTCCGCATGCTCGCCATGCGGCGCACCATGTTCATCGCCCCGACGGAACTGGTTCCGGCACTGCAGAGTTCGTGCGCCGACGCGCTCGCCGAGAAGCAGCGCCGCACCTACGGCAGATACCTCGAACAAGCCGGTGTCATCGACGGTGACGTCGCCACCTGGCTCGCCGACGTCGAAGCGGAAACCCATCAGACGCTGCTGACCCTCGGCGCCGCCACCGGCGCGCAACTCAGCAAAGCCGTGCCGCGCCTGCGCACGCAGGTGAATCCGACGCCGGAGAAGTCGTATTCGAAGCCCACCAACATCACCACGTGGGTGCTGGTCACGCTCGGCGCGGAAGGCCGGATCGTCCGCGGGCGGCCCAACGGCGGCTGGACCAGCAGCCAGTACACCTGGGCGCCGATCGAATCCTGGCTTCCCGCAGGGGTACTCGACGTTCCCGTCGATGTCGCTCGCGCCGACCTCGTCCGGAAGTGGCTGTACGCCTTCGGGCCCGCACCCGTTGCCGACATCAAGTGGTGGACCGGCTGGACGCTGGGCGATGTCCGGAAAACCTTGGCCCAGTTGGACATCGTCGAAGTCGACCTCGACGGCGCCACCGGCGTCCTGCTGGCCGACGATCTCGAACCTGTTCCCACCCCCGAACCCTGGGCCGCCTTCCTCCCCGCCCTGGACCCGACACCCATGGGCTGGCAGTCCCGCGAGTGGTATCTCGGCCCGCACGCGCCCGCGCTGTTCGATCGCAACGGCAATATCGGCCCCACGATCTGGCTCGACGGCCGCATCGTCGGCGGCTGGGCTCAGCGCAAGGACGGCGAAATCGCCTGGCGCCTATTGGAAGACGTCGGCGCCGACGCGCTCGCGCTGATCAAGGCCGAAGCCGCGCGCTCGGCTACCTGGTTCGGCGAGGTTCGCGCCATCCCCCGGTTCCGTACGCCGTTGGAGCGCGAACTCACCGCCTGA
- a CDS encoding NUDIX domain-containing protein — protein MAHSSTIHETLTAVFQVRPVAASIPAGPGVDASARRCAPDQKHELSVLLWERALDPQKGTWSLPGGRLRDDEDLDASAARQLAEKVDVRELAHLEQVWVFSDPHRVPGARRIASAYLGLVPLTADPQLPSDTAWHPVSALPAMSFDHGTVVEHARTRLARKLSYTNIAFALAPDRFTMSTLREIYCAALGYDVDTTNLQRVLSRRKVITPTGATAPPGRAGGRPAALYRYTDSEIRVTDEFAALRPPS, from the coding sequence GTGGCCCATAGTAGCACCATCCACGAAACGCTGACCGCGGTGTTCCAGGTTCGCCCGGTCGCCGCGAGCATTCCCGCAGGTCCAGGCGTTGACGCCAGCGCGCGACGGTGTGCACCCGACCAAAAGCACGAGCTTTCGGTCCTACTTTGGGAGCGCGCGCTCGATCCCCAGAAGGGCACCTGGTCGCTCCCCGGCGGCCGCCTGCGCGACGACGAGGACCTCGACGCCTCCGCCGCCCGGCAATTGGCCGAAAAGGTCGATGTGCGCGAACTGGCCCACTTGGAGCAGGTGTGGGTGTTCAGCGACCCGCACCGGGTGCCCGGGGCCCGCCGCATCGCCTCGGCCTACCTCGGACTGGTTCCCTTGACCGCCGACCCACAGCTCCCTTCGGACACCGCCTGGCACCCGGTGTCCGCCCTGCCCGCGATGTCCTTCGACCACGGCACCGTCGTCGAGCACGCGCGCACCAGGTTGGCCAGGAAACTGTCCTACACGAATATCGCCTTCGCCCTGGCCCCGGACCGATTCACCATGTCGACCTTGCGCGAAATCTATTGCGCCGCCCTGGGTTACGACGTCGACACCACCAACCTGCAACGAGTCCTGTCCCGCCGCAAGGTAATCACCCCCACCGGCGCCACCGCCCCGCCAGGCCGCGCAGGCGGCCGCCCCGCCGCCCTATACCGCTACACCGACTCCGAAATCCGCGTCACCGACGAATTCGCCGCCCTCCGCCCACCCAGCTGA
- a CDS encoding L-aspartate oxidase: MTSVSIGWEAEADLVVIGGGVAGLTAARTASLRGLKVLILSKGGPTDTATQYAQGGIAVVAPQEDSVESHVRDTVEAGAGLVDVDATLSIVEGGQEAVAALTDLGAVFDLGRDGQISRTREGGHSTRRIIHAGGDATGAEVQRALNAAGLPVIFGAAACEIVTGPTGVRGVLAVSEQGFGVVHAPAVLLATGGLGQLYALSTNPPGATADGIALALRAGAAVADLEFVQFHPTVLYTPGGLGRRPLISEAVRGEGATLVDSEGHSVTAGVHPRGDLAPRDVVSRAISARMRALGTDHVFLDGRAIDGFAQRFPTITASCLAAGIDPRAQLIPVAPAAHYQCGGIVTDTHGRTGVPGLYAAGEVARTGLHGANRLASNSLLEGLVVGERVGFAATERLEVKRGVAEIHSYTMPRVDRAALQQVMTANAAVVRDRDGLAEATKRLERAVLRNMSSRLTNGDKRSADADPKDVAAQRISELEDGALTLTARVLLLAAAARTESRGCHTRSDYPEAVEALRHSIPISLDPDGHPDLEAPIVPAGLALTRP, translated from the coding sequence ATGACTTCGGTATCCATCGGCTGGGAAGCCGAAGCCGACCTGGTGGTGATCGGCGGCGGCGTCGCCGGCCTGACCGCGGCGCGCACGGCCTCGCTGCGCGGCCTGAAGGTGCTCATTCTCAGCAAGGGCGGGCCCACCGACACTGCCACCCAGTACGCGCAGGGCGGCATCGCCGTGGTTGCACCGCAAGAGGATTCGGTCGAATCGCATGTGCGGGACACGGTGGAGGCCGGCGCCGGCCTGGTCGACGTGGACGCCACATTGTCCATCGTCGAAGGTGGACAGGAGGCGGTCGCCGCCCTGACCGATCTCGGCGCGGTCTTCGATCTCGGCCGGGACGGCCAGATTTCGCGCACCCGCGAGGGCGGCCACAGCACCCGCCGCATCATCCACGCGGGCGGTGACGCCACCGGCGCGGAGGTGCAGCGGGCGTTGAACGCGGCCGGGCTGCCGGTCATCTTCGGTGCCGCGGCGTGTGAAATTGTGACCGGCCCGACCGGCGTGCGCGGGGTACTCGCGGTGTCGGAGCAGGGATTCGGCGTCGTGCACGCCCCGGCGGTGCTGCTCGCCACCGGCGGTCTCGGCCAGTTGTACGCGCTCAGTACCAACCCGCCCGGAGCCACTGCCGACGGCATCGCGCTCGCGCTGCGGGCCGGTGCCGCGGTCGCCGATCTGGAGTTCGTGCAGTTCCATCCGACCGTGCTGTACACCCCGGGCGGGCTGGGCCGCCGACCGCTGATCAGCGAGGCGGTGCGCGGCGAGGGCGCGACTCTGGTTGATTCCGAAGGTCATTCGGTCACCGCCGGAGTGCATCCGCGCGGCGACCTGGCGCCACGAGATGTGGTGTCGCGCGCCATTTCCGCACGGATGCGCGCCCTGGGCACCGACCACGTCTTCCTCGACGGTCGCGCCATCGACGGTTTCGCGCAACGCTTTCCGACGATCACCGCGTCCTGCCTGGCCGCGGGCATCGATCCGCGGGCCCAGCTGATCCCGGTGGCGCCGGCTGCGCATTACCAGTGCGGCGGCATCGTCACCGACACCCACGGCCGCACCGGGGTTCCCGGGCTCTACGCCGCGGGTGAGGTGGCGCGCACCGGCCTGCACGGTGCGAACCGGTTGGCGTCGAACAGTCTTCTGGAAGGTCTGGTCGTCGGCGAGCGCGTCGGATTCGCCGCCACCGAGCGGCTCGAGGTGAAACGCGGTGTCGCGGAGATCCATTCGTACACCATGCCGCGCGTCGATCGCGCCGCACTACAGCAGGTGATGACCGCCAACGCTGCCGTTGTCCGCGATCGGGATGGATTGGCCGAAGCGACCAAGCGCCTGGAACGTGCGGTGCTGCGCAATATGTCGAGCCGATTGACCAACGGGGACAAGCGGTCCGCCGACGCTGATCCGAAAGACGTTGCGGCCCAGCGCATCAGCGAACTCGAAGACGGCGCCCTCACCCTCACCGCCCGGGTGCTGCTACTCGCCGCCGCGGCCCGCACCGAAAGCCGCGGCTGCCACACCAGATCCGACTATCCCGAAGCGGTCGAGGCGCTGCGCCACAGCATCCCGATCAGCCTGGACCCGGACGGCCACCCCGACCTCGAGGCCCCGATCGTCCCGGCCGGCCTGGCCCTGACCCGCCCGTGA
- a CDS encoding AAA family ATPase, translated as MDSSSTGGRLQPSPRAVFAQQFAALFDAAGNPTLRRVAAAAEARMRATRAAGQKGGVSIQRISDWKAGRNTPAKFETFLPVVLTLIDEARKSSGQVSPALLSVQEWQRLWTASNEWDPDADAASAVCPYLGLASYRPADAEVFFGRGRVTAELAERVRATIGSGGEGGMIMLVGASGAGKSSLLAAGLIPVLAVPADQWSVVAMTPGPDPVSSLLVAVAAQSDSEVDPETSLADALAAWGAGGRRLLLVDQFEELFTLCKDERRRKEFLAALEHLAIRGENEPTAVVLAVRADFYARCLDVPVLEDALKHRSYLLGPMRLDELAEAITRPAETAGYKLESGLEELIITELCGLGGGEDRQGYDPGALPLVSHVMEAVWQRREGARLTIDGYRAAGGVVGSVAATAEKAWNELTEFQQAVGKQVLLGLVTVGEDARDTRRKVTRAELLSRTVEAADAALDALASTRLVTLDSDAAYLTHEIVLDAWPRLRAWIDEDRVGYLERQRLHNDAADWVAADRDPALLYRGTRLSAVEEHVGKDAVGAIATEFLTAAQAERKKAVRRTAATKVTLAALAVVALVLAGVAFVQSGTAKVQRDNAIFAAIVAQADQLRERDPALSAQLVLAAHRLRPDDQEVRARILDTQSRPLAKSFSGHSGSVTATAFRSDRRVFATSGHDKMIRLWDTADPAHPKVLGQMASGETDDIDSLALSADGRFLAAARWFGGVRLWDVSDPARPTLFGEPLLPGGTVEFSSDSRTLVTSKFRASLTMWALDDPAHPKPQEVVLSGDNDANGSLSLSLSRSLAATINRDRETELWDISKPGAARNLGRVQEDSGGAVLSPNGRILAVAGTNGLSIQLWDVSDTAMPRRIGNPIPTGSFEVVTQAYVTVAFSPDSDLLAIGSGSGRSAKLSLLSISEPKQQVLISSWTAAEFANSIGFGAGGRLFTGGNDGLVRVWQLPDGMDDQQWSGGFGFDAAGNRMVLDTYGVTEVWSVADPSNASLLGRLRVENSFGRPNISPDGRTVLLLESDTGARLFDISDPAVPQLLANLPGEYFDFQSAVFSSDSQQLTILETIRRDRYMIPRLRVWDLSDRAHPRATGEPVEIPQESDLTSFPVSYIEQVPGRNLVAIPEAGGYVALWTIADPSRPQQVARIHVGHSGSRIRLAVNSTGTVLVSTADEQTIRVWDITEERSPVEIGSPLAGHAALVTSLAFSPDGKLLASTGLDSELRLWTFTDPHNPQPINYPLATSVPKAEWKLAFHPSGNFLLTGLQGIRWWNLNTQQVSDRICAATTPITDQQWRERVPELPYSPPCR; from the coding sequence ATGGATTCGAGTTCCACCGGTGGTCGGCTCCAGCCGTCACCACGCGCGGTGTTCGCGCAACAATTCGCCGCCTTGTTCGATGCGGCAGGCAATCCGACCCTGCGCCGGGTTGCGGCTGCTGCCGAGGCACGGATGCGAGCAACCCGCGCGGCCGGGCAGAAGGGCGGAGTGTCGATCCAGCGGATCAGCGACTGGAAGGCGGGGCGGAATACGCCTGCGAAGTTCGAAACCTTTCTGCCGGTGGTGCTTACGTTGATCGACGAGGCGCGCAAGTCGAGCGGGCAGGTGTCGCCCGCGCTGTTGTCGGTGCAGGAGTGGCAGCGGCTGTGGACCGCGTCGAACGAGTGGGATCCCGATGCCGACGCCGCGAGTGCGGTGTGCCCGTATCTCGGATTGGCCTCGTATCGGCCCGCCGATGCCGAGGTGTTCTTCGGGCGTGGCAGGGTCACCGCTGAACTAGCCGAAAGGGTCAGGGCCACAATTGGTTCCGGCGGCGAAGGCGGCATGATAATGCTGGTCGGAGCCTCGGGAGCCGGGAAGTCGTCGCTGCTGGCGGCGGGATTGATCCCGGTCCTCGCGGTTCCGGCGGACCAGTGGTCTGTCGTGGCCATGACGCCGGGCCCGGATCCGGTCAGCTCGCTCTTGGTCGCTGTTGCGGCGCAGTCTGATTCGGAAGTGGATCCGGAGACTTCACTGGCCGACGCACTGGCTGCGTGGGGTGCGGGCGGACGCCGCTTGCTGCTCGTCGACCAGTTCGAGGAACTGTTCACGTTGTGCAAGGACGAGCGCCGCCGCAAGGAATTCCTCGCGGCGCTGGAACACCTCGCCATCCGCGGCGAAAACGAGCCGACTGCCGTGGTTCTCGCTGTCCGAGCCGACTTCTACGCACGTTGCCTGGATGTCCCGGTTCTGGAGGACGCCCTCAAGCACCGCAGCTATCTGCTCGGTCCGATGCGCTTGGACGAGCTGGCCGAGGCCATCACCAGACCTGCCGAAACAGCCGGCTACAAACTGGAATCGGGCCTCGAGGAGCTCATCATCACCGAGCTGTGCGGGCTCGGTGGCGGCGAGGATCGCCAAGGCTACGACCCTGGTGCGCTGCCGCTCGTCTCGCACGTTATGGAGGCGGTGTGGCAGCGCCGCGAAGGTGCCCGGCTGACGATCGACGGATATCGCGCCGCCGGTGGGGTGGTGGGATCGGTGGCAGCTACCGCCGAGAAGGCTTGGAATGAGCTCACCGAATTCCAGCAGGCGGTCGGGAAGCAGGTGCTGCTCGGGTTGGTCACGGTCGGGGAAGACGCCCGCGACACCCGCCGTAAGGTGACCCGTGCCGAATTGCTGAGCCGCACAGTCGAAGCCGCCGATGCCGCGCTCGATGCGCTGGCCAGCACACGGCTGGTCACGCTGGATTCCGACGCCGCATACCTGACCCACGAAATCGTGCTGGATGCCTGGCCGCGGTTGCGGGCATGGATCGACGAAGATCGCGTCGGCTATCTCGAACGGCAGCGACTACACAACGATGCGGCGGATTGGGTTGCGGCGGATCGGGATCCGGCGTTGCTGTACCGGGGCACACGGTTGAGCGCGGTCGAAGAGCACGTCGGCAAGGACGCGGTCGGTGCCATTGCCACAGAATTCCTCACCGCTGCGCAGGCCGAGCGGAAGAAGGCCGTGCGGCGGACCGCCGCGACAAAGGTCACCCTCGCCGCGCTCGCCGTTGTCGCACTGGTGCTGGCGGGTGTGGCATTCGTGCAGAGCGGTACGGCGAAGGTTCAGCGCGACAATGCCATATTCGCCGCCATAGTGGCGCAAGCCGACCAATTGCGAGAGCGGGATCCGGCGCTGTCGGCACAATTGGTGCTGGCCGCGCACCGTTTGCGGCCCGACGACCAGGAAGTGCGTGCTCGAATATTGGACACGCAGTCGCGGCCATTGGCGAAGTCATTCTCTGGGCACTCCGGGTCGGTGACCGCGACCGCGTTCCGATCCGATAGGCGCGTATTCGCTACCTCGGGACACGACAAGATGATCCGGCTCTGGGACACCGCCGACCCGGCCCATCCGAAGGTCCTCGGGCAGATGGCTAGTGGGGAAACCGATGATATCGACTCCCTTGCCCTCAGCGCGGATGGCAGGTTTCTCGCGGCGGCCCGTTGGTTCGGTGGCGTGCGGCTGTGGGATGTCAGCGACCCCGCCCGCCCTACTCTGTTCGGCGAGCCGTTGCTTCCCGGGGGCACAGTCGAATTCAGTTCTGACAGCCGGACATTGGTAACTTCGAAGTTCCGGGCTTCCTTGACGATGTGGGCCTTGGACGACCCCGCCCACCCGAAGCCGCAGGAGGTGGTGCTTTCGGGCGACAATGATGCGAATGGTTCATTGTCGCTATCCCTGAGCAGGTCACTCGCAGCCACCATCAATCGCGATCGGGAGACAGAACTCTGGGATATTTCCAAACCGGGCGCGGCGCGAAACTTGGGCAGGGTCCAGGAGGATTCCGGTGGAGCCGTTCTCAGCCCGAACGGCCGGATCCTTGCCGTCGCGGGTACGAACGGTCTCTCGATCCAGCTCTGGGACGTGTCGGATACGGCGATGCCGCGCCGGATCGGGAACCCGATACCTACAGGTTCATTCGAGGTGGTGACCCAGGCCTACGTAACCGTTGCCTTCAGTCCGGACAGCGATTTGCTCGCTATCGGGTCCGGGTCCGGGCGCTCCGCCAAGCTGTCATTGCTCTCGATCTCGGAACCGAAGCAGCAGGTGCTGATTTCGTCCTGGACGGCCGCCGAATTCGCGAATTCGATTGGCTTCGGTGCGGGTGGCCGCTTGTTCACCGGTGGAAACGACGGTTTGGTCAGGGTGTGGCAACTGCCGGACGGAATGGACGACCAGCAGTGGTCGGGCGGCTTCGGATTCGATGCGGCCGGGAACCGGATGGTGCTGGATACCTACGGTGTGACCGAGGTATGGAGCGTCGCAGACCCGAGTAACGCCAGCTTGCTGGGCCGACTGCGCGTCGAGAACAGCTTCGGTAGGCCGAATATCAGTCCCGATGGCCGGACCGTGCTGCTCCTCGAAAGTGATACCGGCGCAAGGCTCTTCGACATATCCGATCCTGCGGTCCCGCAACTGCTGGCAAACCTGCCTGGCGAATACTTCGATTTCCAGAGCGCGGTATTCAGCTCCGATTCACAGCAGTTGACGATCCTCGAGACCATCCGCCGAGACCGATACATGATCCCGAGGCTGCGGGTGTGGGACCTCTCCGATCGAGCGCATCCCCGAGCGACCGGCGAGCCGGTGGAGATTCCCCAGGAAAGCGATCTGACGTCATTTCCGGTCAGCTACATCGAGCAGGTTCCCGGCCGAAATCTCGTCGCGATACCCGAAGCCGGCGGGTATGTAGCTCTATGGACGATTGCGGATCCGTCTCGGCCGCAACAGGTTGCCAGGATCCATGTCGGCCACTCCGGTTCGCGCATCCGTCTCGCCGTGAATTCAACGGGAACTGTGCTCGTCAGCACCGCCGACGAGCAGACGATCAGAGTCTGGGACATCACCGAGGAGCGTTCTCCCGTCGAAATCGGATCACCCCTGGCCGGCCATGCGGCACTGGTGACATCGCTTGCGTTCAGCCCCGACGGAAAACTCCTCGCCTCCACCGGCCTGGACTCCGAGCTGCGCCTCTGGACCTTCACCGACCCCCACAACCCCCAACCCATCAACTACCCCTTGGCCACCTCGGTCCCGAAGGCCGAGTGGAAGCTGGCATTTCACCCGAGCGGCAACTTCCTCCTGACCGGCCTGCAGGGCATCCGCTGGTGGAACCTGAACACCCAACAGGTATCGGACCGCATCTGTGCCGCCACCACTCCCATCACCGACCAGCAGTGGCGCGAACGTGTGCCGGAGTTGCCCTACAGCCCGCCATGCCGCTAA
- the nadC gene encoding carboxylating nicotinate-nucleotide diphosphorylase, producing MALDPALNRDEVLALIRTALDEDLRYGPDVTTMATVPADAVVKAAVVTRQPGTVAGLDVGLLVLDEVIGAGNYEITDRVPDGARIQPGQTVLGLIAPTRGLLTAERTMLNLVCHLSGIATATSAWVDAVEGTGCKIRDSRKTLPGLRALQKYAVRTGGGVNHRMGLGDEALIKDNHVVAAGSVTAALRAVRELAPDIACEVEVDSLEQLDAVLAENVDLVLLDNFPLWQTQAAVQRRNAESPSTKLESSGGLTLDAATDYARTGVDYLAVGALTHSVRVLDLGLDM from the coding sequence ATGGCTCTCGATCCCGCCCTGAACCGCGACGAAGTCCTCGCCCTGATCCGCACCGCCCTCGACGAAGACCTGCGCTACGGCCCCGACGTGACCACCATGGCCACCGTCCCCGCCGACGCCGTCGTCAAAGCCGCCGTGGTGACCCGTCAGCCGGGCACCGTCGCCGGACTCGACGTCGGTCTGCTGGTCCTCGACGAGGTGATCGGCGCCGGCAACTACGAGATCACCGATCGCGTCCCCGACGGCGCCCGCATCCAGCCCGGCCAGACCGTCCTCGGCCTGATCGCCCCCACCCGCGGCCTGCTCACCGCCGAACGCACCATGCTGAACCTGGTCTGCCACCTGTCCGGCATCGCCACCGCCACCTCGGCCTGGGTCGACGCGGTCGAAGGCACCGGCTGCAAGATCCGAGACAGCCGCAAAACCCTCCCCGGCCTGCGCGCTCTGCAGAAATACGCGGTCCGTACCGGCGGCGGCGTCAACCACCGCATGGGCCTCGGCGACGAAGCCCTCATCAAGGACAACCACGTCGTCGCCGCCGGTTCGGTCACCGCCGCCCTGCGCGCGGTCCGCGAGCTGGCCCCGGATATCGCCTGCGAAGTCGAAGTGGACAGCCTCGAACAACTCGACGCCGTTCTGGCGGAAAACGTCGACCTCGTCCTCTTGGACAACTTCCCGCTCTGGCAAACCCAAGCCGCGGTGCAACGCCGCAACGCCGAATCCCCGTCGACGAAACTCGAATCCTCCGGCGGCCTCACCCTCGACGCCGCCACCGACTACGCCCGCACCGGCGTCGACTACCTCGCCGTCGGGGCCCTCACCCACTCCGTGCGCGTCCTGGACCTCGGCCTGGACATGTAG